The genomic stretch CTATCGTCTTTCCTTCAAGATCATAGGCTCTATGTGCAATGCCAGCAACATCCCATTCTCCTGTAATAGACTGATGGTAACCAGGCACAAAATTCCTCACCATAATGAGTATTCTCATGAGCTCATCCTCAGCAACAGATACTGTGTTGCTTCCTGTGACCTCTGCGACGGTTAAACCAGCAGCAGCCGCAACATTGCGATCAATGCGATCAGAACCAATTCCGGCAGTCAAAAGTAGCTCTAAATTCTTAGCTTTCTTAATTCTTTCAGCAGTAACATAGGCAGGGTGAAATGGTGTAGATATCAGAACATGAAGATCAGGAATGGTAGTTTGtgttttaaattttgttaaaaatgCTCTACTCAGATCAAACAATTTCATATTCATCAAACTGGTCCAATTACTAGGCACTACGCCATTGATATGATTACCCTCCAATCTGATATCAACTAAAGAACCTAAATTTGCAGCAGAATGACTCAAAGTACCACTAAGATTAAAACACGGCAAATTAATCATCGAAACTTTACCATCAGAATTGCATTTTAATCAAATTTATATCATGTATAAAGTTGTTGAGGCATTTCCACAAACAGCTTGTGAGTGTACATATTAAGCAGTATTATAAACATGTTGATTCA from Lathyrus oleraceus cultivar Zhongwan6 chromosome 7, CAAS_Psat_ZW6_1.0, whole genome shotgun sequence encodes the following:
- the LOC127103174 gene encoding formate dehydrogenase, mitochondrial; protein product: MINLPCFNLSGTLSHSAANLGSLVDIRLEGNHINGVVPSNWTSLMNMKLFDLSRAFLTKFKTQTTIPDLHVLISTPFHPAYVTAERIKKAKNLELLLTAGIGSDRIDRNVAAAAGLTVAEVTGSNTVSVAEDELMRILIMVRNFVPGYHQSITGEWDVAGIAHRAYDLEGKTIGTVGAGRIGKLLLQRLKPFNCNLLYHDRLKMEPELEKEIGAKFEEDLDTMLPKCDVIAPTKLPDTERWLEGFATLDRRLLPPESHWP